One Novosphingobium sp. G106 DNA segment encodes these proteins:
- a CDS encoding epoxide hydrolase family protein has protein sequence MTSLLTPFQCHISDEVIADLKARLQRTRLPDQLEGAGWDYGTELTYLDELCTYWRDEFDWRAAEARFNRFPQFTTQINDENVHFYHIRSPEPHALPLIITHGYPGSIAEFLDILGPLSDPASHGGDRRDAFHVVAPSIPGFGFSGPTRNKGFNIGKAAAVNTQIMEMLGYDRYVVQGGDFGSAISGAMAIDHPERVIALHLNFILGRPADPANPMAGLSDGEIAEQEWKRNYDLHESGYQAIQGTKPQSLAYGLTDSPAGLAAWIVEKFKTWSDCGGDIERSFSKDHLLENIMLYWVTGTINSAMRLYYESIGPGRAPAGGWPRIDVPTAHARFPAEIRPIPRAWAEQMYNIVRWTKQPKGGHFAAFEQPGLFLDDLREFCRDYR, from the coding sequence ATGACCTCACTTCTCACCCCATTCCAGTGCCACATATCCGACGAGGTCATCGCCGACCTCAAAGCCCGCTTGCAACGGACGCGGCTGCCGGATCAGCTGGAGGGAGCCGGCTGGGACTACGGTACCGAACTCACCTATCTCGACGAACTGTGCACCTACTGGCGCGACGAGTTCGATTGGCGCGCTGCCGAGGCGCGGTTTAACCGCTTTCCCCAGTTCACCACTCAGATCAATGACGAGAACGTCCACTTCTATCACATCCGCTCGCCCGAACCCCACGCCCTGCCCCTCATCATCACTCACGGTTATCCCGGTTCGATTGCCGAGTTTCTCGATATCCTCGGGCCTCTTTCCGATCCAGCAAGCCACGGCGGGGACCGGCGCGATGCCTTTCATGTCGTCGCTCCGTCGATCCCAGGATTCGGTTTTTCAGGTCCAACGCGAAACAAGGGATTCAACATCGGGAAGGCAGCTGCGGTGAACACGCAGATCATGGAAATGCTCGGATATGACCGATACGTCGTCCAAGGCGGCGATTTTGGCTCGGCAATCTCAGGTGCGATGGCCATCGACCATCCAGAGCGCGTTATCGCGCTGCATCTCAATTTCATCCTCGGTCGCCCGGCGGATCCCGCCAATCCGATGGCCGGCTTGAGCGACGGGGAAATCGCCGAGCAGGAATGGAAGCGCAACTATGACCTGCACGAGAGCGGATACCAGGCGATCCAGGGCACCAAGCCGCAATCGCTCGCCTACGGCCTGACGGATTCGCCCGCGGGCCTGGCGGCGTGGATCGTCGAGAAATTCAAGACGTGGAGCGATTGCGGCGGCGACATCGAGCGGTCCTTTTCCAAAGACCACCTGCTTGAAAATATCATGCTCTACTGGGTGACGGGAACGATCAATTCGGCGATGCGGCTCTACTACGAATCCATCGGCCCGGGCCGTGCCCCGGCCGGGGGTTGGCCGCGCATCGACGTGCCGACCGCCCACGCCCGCTTCCCGGCGGAAATTCGTCCCATTCCCCGCGCATGGGCGGAGCAAATGTACAATATCGTGCGCTGGACCAAGCAACCGAAAGGCGGCCACTTTGCGGCCTTCGAACAGCCGGGCCTGTTTCTGGACGACTTGCGCGAATTTTGCCGCGACTATCGCTGA
- a CDS encoding aldolase/citrate lyase family protein, with product MPLRGEAPRGEPLCLVMIETRSALGNLDAIAATPGVDGLFIGPLDLSISMGFGPAMTTPDEVLDAIADIAEACIRHGVICGAASLGPQNAEALRARGVHFLILGSDAGFLRRGAAAEVARAREWTI from the coding sequence ATGCCGCTGCGGGGGGAAGCACCCCGAGGCGAGCCGCTCTGCCTCGTCATGATCGAGACGCGCAGCGCGCTCGGCAACCTCGATGCCATCGCCGCGACACCCGGTGTCGACGGCCTTTTCATCGGACCCTTGGACCTTTCGATCTCGATGGGGTTCGGTCCCGCCATGACGACACCCGACGAGGTCCTGGATGCGATCGCCGATATCGCCGAGGCCTGCATCAGGCACGGCGTCATCTGTGGCGCGGCGAGCCTGGGGCCACAGAACGCCGAAGCGCTGCGCGCTCGCGGCGTCCACTTTCTCATTCTGGGGAGCGACGCGGGCTTCTTGCGCCGCGGCGCGGCGGCCGAAGTCGCCCGGGCGAGGGAATGGACGATCTGA
- a CDS encoding FAD-binding oxidoreductase: MSESFGKNLAAIVGEAFVEEGEGIDERYRTAIGVKRRATPGWLARPADTGEVAAVVRLCGAAVVPITVVGGQTGTCGGALPSDGGLALSLERMNRIVEIDRLSMTMTLEAGCILQRAQEAAEQQGALLPLDLGARGSAVIGGVIGTNAGGNRVLRWGMMRDMVLGLEAVLADGTVVSSLGKMIKDNAGYAWKHLLIGSEGTLGIVTRAVLRLRPLPTTRQTALVAASSFENAIAVLRQLEIALSGQLSSFEIMWEDFYRIHTEAQLPQRPRPMPLGHPVYALIEAMGGNQEADRDHFEAALSSLVAEGLIADAVVAQSARECDALWAVREDLGPGYAPLRPFAAYDVSMGIADMPAFVDDARAGVLACYPEAKVLFYGHAGDGNLHVLVSTGSMDDVTAQALNDAIYGAVRGVGGSIAAEHGIGTTRAAYLGWTRSPSELALMRTIRLALDPKGILNPGKLFEPAELNEPFRSTGQERER; encoded by the coding sequence ATGAGCGAAAGTTTTGGGAAAAACCTGGCCGCGATCGTCGGTGAAGCCTTCGTCGAGGAGGGCGAGGGCATCGACGAGCGCTATCGCACGGCGATCGGCGTCAAGCGTCGGGCGACGCCCGGATGGCTGGCGAGGCCTGCCGATACCGGGGAGGTCGCCGCCGTCGTGCGGCTTTGCGGCGCTGCTGTCGTTCCGATCACGGTGGTCGGCGGCCAGACCGGCACCTGCGGGGGCGCGCTTCCCTCGGACGGGGGCCTCGCGCTTTCGCTCGAGCGCATGAACCGCATTGTCGAGATCGACAGGCTGTCGATGACGATGACGCTCGAGGCCGGCTGTATCCTTCAGCGCGCGCAGGAAGCCGCCGAGCAGCAAGGCGCCTTATTGCCCCTCGATCTTGGTGCGCGCGGTTCAGCCGTCATCGGCGGCGTCATCGGCACCAACGCTGGCGGTAATCGCGTGCTTCGCTGGGGCATGATGCGCGACATGGTGCTCGGCCTCGAGGCCGTGCTGGCCGATGGAACCGTTGTCTCTTCGCTCGGCAAAATGATCAAGGACAACGCGGGCTATGCCTGGAAGCACCTGCTGATCGGTAGCGAGGGAACTCTGGGGATCGTCACCCGCGCCGTGCTGAGGCTGCGCCCGCTGCCAACGACGCGCCAGACGGCGCTGGTCGCCGCGTCGTCCTTCGAGAATGCCATAGCTGTGCTCCGCCAGCTCGAGATCGCGCTGTCGGGTCAGCTTTCCTCGTTCGAGATCATGTGGGAGGACTTCTACCGCATCCATACCGAAGCGCAGTTGCCCCAGCGCCCGCGCCCGATGCCGCTCGGCCATCCGGTCTACGCCCTTATCGAGGCGATGGGCGGCAACCAGGAGGCCGATCGGGATCACTTCGAGGCGGCCCTGTCGTCGCTCGTCGCCGAAGGGCTCATCGCCGATGCCGTCGTCGCGCAATCGGCGCGCGAGTGCGATGCCTTGTGGGCCGTGCGCGAAGACCTCGGACCAGGCTATGCGCCGCTGCGGCCTTTCGCCGCCTACGATGTCTCGATGGGAATCGCCGACATGCCCGCATTCGTCGATGACGCGCGCGCCGGTGTCCTGGCGTGCTATCCCGAGGCGAAAGTTCTCTTCTATGGTCATGCCGGCGACGGCAATCTGCACGTGCTCGTCAGCACCGGGTCGATGGACGATGTCACAGCGCAGGCTCTGAACGACGCGATCTACGGCGCGGTGCGCGGGGTTGGCGGATCGATCGCTGCCGAACACGGCATCGGCACGACCAGGGCCGCCTACCTTGGCTGGACGCGCTCGCCGAGCGAGCTCGCACTGATGCGGACGATCAGGCTCGCGCTCGATCCCAAGGGCATTCTCAATCCTGGCAAGCTGTTCGAGCCGGCCGAACTGAACGAGCCATTCCGCAGCACGGGCCAGGAGCGCGAAAGATGA
- a CDS encoding nuclear transport factor 2 family protein, with amino-acid sequence MSDINPLDRVFEHLAAGEIAAALEWLAPDAQIWHNFDRIAHDREGSEREWKAFVANFPERTFTDVRSQATTNGFVRQHVMTVRTAGGKQLSWEVCVVVVMDGGQIRRLDEYIDRAASFSLESER; translated from the coding sequence ATGAGCGATATCAACCCGCTCGACCGGGTGTTCGAGCATCTCGCTGCCGGCGAGATTGCCGCCGCGCTGGAGTGGCTCGCACCAGACGCCCAGATCTGGCATAATTTCGATCGCATAGCGCATGACCGCGAGGGCTCCGAGCGTGAATGGAAGGCGTTCGTCGCCAACTTTCCGGAACGGACTTTCACCGACGTGCGTAGCCAGGCAACTACCAATGGCTTCGTTCGCCAGCACGTAATGACCGTGCGTACTGCCGGCGGAAAGCAATTGTCCTGGGAAGTCTGCGTCGTCGTCGTCATGGACGGCGGCCAAATCCGGCGCCTCGATGAGTACATCGACCGCGCCGCCAGTTTCAGCCTGGAATCTGAGCGGTAA
- a CDS encoding alpha/beta fold hydrolase has product MRPASPLGRPDKKEFWHGSAQALAQAGRHAICVDLRGHGESGHAADGRYDLDAYIQDLRAILASLPSRAVVVGAGLGAIIALAAVGESAPHLVSGLALVDINIWFEEGVLERLHAALLERTMGAQLPEQIADAVSAAHPGEPAPGVKRLLASFDQRGDGRLAWRGDPKALEGSDLFVQQDRLSEAASRIAAAVVLMRGALNATISNQDLQRLQALIPGAELAEIEGAGHFLAAEREDLFDAVLLDFLERHTPLRPLEYIGGSEPRVLRDALGCFATGVTIITTLSETGEPIGLTANSFTSVSLDETIGLLREAVALGHRTVNIPAFPQAADGVSTSAKVGTIQMAQGAALSGDPSSSKAYWHPEFEPLWAEIQNLDVTVTFHLGGRMARFGDKDNFLADLVMTKVAMAEPVAMAIYGNLFGRFPKMRWAIIESGVGWIPWMAEYMDRTWEKQRFWTESKLANPPSYYMDHNIYGSFINDRMGFLNCNLPGGRNVMWSSDFPHSETTFPNSLSVIARDTVGVAEEDVRRIVGGTAAKLFKI; this is encoded by the coding sequence CTGCGTCCTGCTTCTCCACTCGGGAGGCCAGACAAGAAAGAGTTCTGGCATGGATCGGCCCAGGCCCTTGCCCAGGCAGGTCGCCATGCCATCTGCGTCGACCTTCGCGGTCATGGCGAGAGCGGTCATGCCGCCGACGGCCGCTACGATCTGGACGCCTACATTCAGGACCTGCGCGCAATCCTCGCCAGCCTGCCAAGCCGCGCCGTCGTGGTGGGAGCCGGGCTTGGCGCGATCATCGCGCTGGCCGCGGTAGGCGAAAGCGCTCCCCACCTCGTATCGGGACTGGCGCTCGTCGATATCAACATCTGGTTCGAGGAAGGCGTTCTCGAACGGCTTCACGCCGCGCTGCTCGAACGAACCATGGGCGCGCAGCTGCCCGAACAGATTGCCGATGCCGTGTCGGCTGCGCACCCTGGCGAGCCGGCACCGGGCGTGAAGCGCCTGCTGGCATCTTTTGACCAACGCGGCGATGGACGCCTCGCGTGGCGTGGCGATCCCAAGGCGCTGGAGGGCTCCGACCTCTTTGTGCAGCAGGACAGGCTCAGCGAAGCAGCCTCGCGTATCGCCGCCGCCGTCGTGCTGATGCGCGGCGCGCTCAACGCGACGATTTCGAACCAGGACCTGCAGCGCTTGCAGGCGCTCATCCCGGGCGCGGAACTCGCGGAAATCGAAGGCGCGGGTCATTTCCTCGCGGCGGAGCGGGAAGACCTGTTCGACGCGGTCCTGCTCGATTTCCTGGAACGTCATACGCCTCTGCGGCCGCTGGAATATATCGGCGGATCGGAGCCGCGAGTGCTGCGCGATGCGCTCGGCTGCTTTGCCACGGGCGTGACCATCATCACCACGCTGAGCGAGACCGGAGAGCCCATCGGCCTGACCGCGAACTCCTTCACTTCCGTTTCCCTCGATGAAACCATTGGCCTGCTGCGCGAGGCCGTAGCGCTTGGTCATCGCACGGTGAACATTCCAGCTTTTCCGCAAGCCGCGGACGGGGTGAGCACCAGCGCCAAAGTCGGTACGATCCAGATGGCCCAGGGCGCCGCGCTCTCAGGCGATCCGAGCAGCAGCAAGGCCTATTGGCATCCGGAATTCGAACCGCTTTGGGCGGAAATCCAGAACCTCGACGTCACGGTTACCTTTCACCTTGGCGGCCGCATGGCGCGTTTCGGCGACAAGGACAATTTCCTGGCGGATCTCGTCATGACGAAGGTGGCGATGGCGGAACCCGTTGCCATGGCGATCTATGGCAACCTGTTTGGGCGCTTCCCCAAAATGCGCTGGGCGATCATCGAGAGCGGCGTGGGCTGGATACCATGGATGGCCGAATACATGGACCGGACATGGGAGAAGCAGCGCTTCTGGACCGAAAGCAAGCTTGCAAACCCACCGAGCTATTACATGGATCACAACATCTATGGCTCATTCATCAATGACCGGATGGGCTTCCTCAACTGCAATCTGCCCGGCGGCAGGAATGTCATGTGGTCTTCCGATTTCCCGCATTCGGAAACCACCTTTCCCAACTCGCTGTCGGTCATAGCCCGCGATACCGTCGGCGTCGCCGAAGAGGACGTGCGTAGGATCGTCGGCGGCACCGCCGCCAAGCTCTTCAAGATCTGA
- a CDS encoding phytanoyl-CoA dioxygenase family protein, whose amino-acid sequence MATTFQTAPSPTTSLEQGLADLASHGGCVIAEALDPALLSEIRTAVYRAAQNDQKYKWGDTYQYGNDDGINQRIWNLPSRDPVFCHLAELPLVLEIVKAALGWPALLSSMAANITGPGGSSMVIHADQGVLPEPWGWDRPMVLNIGFCIDDFTVTNGATRVAFGSHRHNRQPKAGDPMDLVSVEVPAGSAVVLDGRTWHTSGENRGTSRRAGIFSVYTLPTFMPQENWFLSLNPAVRQFGSETLQTLLGFRPQVMGRVNGRETL is encoded by the coding sequence ATGGCAACGACATTCCAGACCGCCCCGAGCCCGACCACGAGCCTCGAGCAGGGTCTGGCGGATCTCGCCAGTCACGGAGGCTGCGTGATCGCCGAAGCGCTTGATCCCGCGCTCCTTTCGGAAATCCGGACGGCTGTCTACCGCGCGGCGCAGAACGACCAGAAATACAAGTGGGGGGACACCTACCAGTACGGCAACGACGACGGGATCAACCAGCGCATCTGGAACCTGCCGAGCCGCGACCCGGTCTTCTGCCATCTCGCCGAGCTTCCGCTCGTCCTGGAGATCGTCAAGGCGGCGCTCGGGTGGCCAGCGCTGCTCTCCAGCATGGCAGCAAACATCACCGGTCCGGGCGGATCGAGCATGGTAATCCATGCCGACCAGGGCGTGCTCCCCGAACCCTGGGGCTGGGATCGACCGATGGTTCTCAACATCGGCTTCTGCATCGACGACTTCACGGTGACGAACGGCGCGACCCGAGTTGCGTTCGGTAGCCACCGGCACAACCGCCAGCCGAAAGCCGGCGATCCCATGGATTTGGTGTCGGTGGAAGTTCCAGCCGGTTCGGCCGTCGTGCTCGATGGGCGGACCTGGCATACGAGCGGCGAAAATCGGGGCACCAGCCGCCGCGCCGGGATCTTCAGCGTCTACACGCTGCCGACGTTCATGCCGCAGGAGAACTGGTTCCTTTCGCTGAACCCGGCCGTGCGCCAGTTCGGGTCAGAAACCCTGCAGACTCTGCTGGGCTTCCGGCCTCAGGTCATGGGCAGGGTCAACGGAAGGGAAACACTCTGA
- a CDS encoding VOC family protein, with protein MKQSVLLGIDYVAITVADVEVTWAFYERLFGTEIINEYAPGGRPAVRVFLLGGGARLSVHQAGNGVDLVAALPTPGSADICFRWGGSINEAQTHLAGHGVAIVDGPSPRRTLDGLPAHSVYFRDPDGNLIELMAAN; from the coding sequence ATGAAGCAATCTGTCCTTTTGGGGATCGATTACGTCGCGATAACCGTTGCCGATGTCGAAGTTACCTGGGCCTTTTACGAGCGCCTTTTTGGAACCGAGATCATCAACGAATATGCTCCCGGCGGAAGGCCCGCGGTGCGGGTCTTCCTGCTGGGCGGCGGTGCAAGGCTCAGCGTTCATCAGGCGGGAAACGGCGTCGACCTGGTCGCGGCCTTGCCGACGCCGGGATCGGCGGACATCTGCTTTCGCTGGGGCGGCTCGATCAATGAGGCCCAGACCCATCTCGCGGGTCATGGCGTCGCCATTGTCGACGGACCGTCCCCGCGCCGAACTCTCGACGGCTTGCCTGCACATTCGGTCTATTTCCGCGACCCGGACGGCAATCTGATCGAGCTCATGGCCGCAAACTAA
- a CDS encoding NAD(P)/FAD-dependent oxidoreductase: protein MSDKLEPLNQARGIDPAALRARYRAERDRRLRPEGLGQFVRIDRAHHHRYERDPADDTGPARAPLSDEVDIAIIGAGFGGLLLGAALRKAGLEGLRFIDRAGDFGGVWYWNRYPGAACDTEAPIYLPLLEELGVLPPRKYATGPEIFAHCQLIADRFDLHRDACFHTDVTDIAWDETAGFWTIRTDRGDAMRARFVVVSAGVMDRPKLADLPGLGDFGGHSFHTSRWDYAYTGGSPEGGLAGLTDKVVGIIGTGATAVQCIPHLGAAAKHLYVFQRTPSSIDRRDDRALDPGEFEGLEAGWQQKRMENFTALVGGALLEEDLVGDGWTSIPRNMRSLLVQARDLGLEIANPYEVAPLADLLKMEEIRQRVEKVVGDPATAEALKPWYDRFCKRPCFHDGYLPTFNRPNVTLVDTRGEGVERITARGPVANGREFPVDCLIYSTGYDASSPFAKRISFAIAGRGGLTLKDKWANGAQTFHGYATHGFPNLFIMSHVQTGLSLNFPHMIGEQARHIAHILAQARERGAARIEASRAAEEAWVAEIDRAAVPVVEALRECTPSYFNHEGDVSRLNARNSAYGGGPLAFYEIIAAWRAAGGLAGLELTQ, encoded by the coding sequence ATGAGCGACAAGCTCGAACCGCTCAACCAAGCCCGCGGCATCGATCCCGCCGCATTACGCGCAAGATACCGCGCCGAGCGCGACAGGCGTCTGCGCCCGGAAGGGTTGGGGCAGTTCGTCCGGATCGACCGCGCCCATCATCATCGTTACGAGCGGGACCCGGCCGATGATACAGGTCCCGCAAGGGCTCCGCTGAGCGACGAGGTCGATATCGCGATCATCGGCGCGGGCTTCGGTGGTCTTCTGCTTGGCGCCGCACTGCGCAAGGCGGGCCTGGAGGGTTTGCGCTTCATCGACCGCGCCGGCGATTTTGGCGGCGTATGGTACTGGAACCGATACCCGGGTGCGGCTTGCGACACCGAAGCGCCGATCTACCTGCCGCTCCTCGAGGAGCTGGGCGTGCTGCCTCCTCGCAAGTACGCCACAGGGCCTGAGATTTTCGCGCATTGCCAGTTGATCGCAGATCGGTTCGACCTTCACCGCGACGCCTGTTTCCACACCGACGTGACGGACATCGCCTGGGACGAGACCGCCGGTTTCTGGACTATCCGCACCGATCGCGGCGACGCGATGCGGGCCCGTTTCGTCGTCGTTTCGGCCGGCGTCATGGATCGGCCGAAGCTGGCCGACTTGCCGGGTCTGGGCGACTTTGGCGGCCATTCCTTCCACACCAGCCGCTGGGACTATGCCTACACGGGCGGCTCTCCCGAGGGAGGGCTCGCGGGTCTTACCGACAAGGTCGTCGGGATCATCGGGACGGGGGCGACGGCGGTCCAATGCATTCCGCATCTCGGCGCAGCGGCAAAGCATCTCTATGTGTTCCAGCGCACGCCTTCCTCGATCGACAGGCGCGACGACCGCGCGCTCGATCCTGGGGAATTCGAGGGCCTGGAAGCGGGCTGGCAGCAAAAGCGGATGGAGAACTTCACGGCCCTGGTGGGCGGCGCCCTTCTCGAGGAGGATCTGGTGGGAGATGGCTGGACCTCGATCCCGCGCAACATGCGAAGTCTCCTCGTCCAGGCTCGTGATCTCGGCCTGGAGATCGCCAATCCCTATGAAGTCGCGCCGCTCGCCGATCTCTTGAAGATGGAAGAGATCCGCCAGAGGGTCGAGAAGGTCGTCGGCGACCCTGCGACGGCGGAAGCGCTCAAACCCTGGTACGACCGCTTTTGCAAGCGGCCCTGTTTCCACGACGGCTACCTGCCGACCTTCAACCGCCCCAACGTGACGCTGGTCGACACGCGGGGAGAGGGGGTCGAGCGGATCACCGCGCGTGGGCCAGTCGCGAACGGCCGCGAATTTCCGGTCGACTGCCTGATCTACAGCACGGGCTACGATGCGAGCAGTCCCTTCGCCAAGCGTATCAGTTTCGCCATCGCGGGGCGGGGCGGGCTGACCTTGAAGGACAAGTGGGCCAATGGCGCGCAGACTTTCCATGGCTACGCGACGCACGGGTTTCCCAACCTCTTCATCATGTCGCACGTGCAGACGGGCCTCTCGCTCAACTTCCCGCACATGATCGGCGAGCAGGCGCGCCATATCGCCCACATCCTGGCGCAAGCGCGGGAGCGGGGCGCGGCTAGGATCGAGGCATCGAGGGCGGCCGAGGAAGCCTGGGTCGCCGAGATCGACCGGGCAGCCGTCCCGGTTGTCGAGGCTTTGCGCGAATGCACGCCGAGCTACTTCAATCACGAAGGCGATGTCAGCCGCCTCAATGCCCGCAACAGCGCCTATGGCGGCGGCCCTCTCGCTTTTTACGAGATCATCGCAGCCTGGCGCGCGGCGGGAGGCCTTGCCGGGCTCGAGTTGACGCAATGA
- a CDS encoding nuclear transport factor 2 family protein — MSEDRLNRIADELAIRQVLDEYCLRLAISRFEEWLDLFTEDTVYDVFRQSLRGRKEVAAMLSQAPHGVHLPGAARIDLQGDRAETVQSYLFMPTNDDRWNAGWYLRTLVRAGGDWKIAHTKVKIARTGDLASDEKARGLAFPVSLG; from the coding sequence ATGTCGGAAGACCGGTTGAACAGGATTGCAGACGAGCTGGCCATTCGCCAGGTTCTCGACGAGTACTGCCTTCGTCTTGCAATAAGCAGGTTCGAAGAATGGCTCGATCTCTTTACCGAAGACACGGTCTACGACGTGTTTCGCCAAAGTCTGCGCGGCCGTAAAGAGGTCGCCGCGATGCTGTCGCAGGCGCCGCATGGCGTGCATCTTCCTGGTGCCGCGCGGATCGATCTTCAGGGAGACCGGGCCGAAACCGTCCAGAGCTATCTGTTCATGCCGACCAACGACGATCGCTGGAACGCCGGCTGGTATCTCAGGACCTTGGTGCGAGCCGGAGGCGATTGGAAGATTGCCCACACCAAGGTGAAGATCGCCAGGACTGGCGATCTGGCGTCCGACGAGAAAGCACGAGGACTGGCGTTTCCGGTGTCGCTGGGATGA
- a CDS encoding NAD-dependent epimerase/dehydratase family protein — protein sequence MSSERSHLLVAGASGVIGSAATEHFAQMSGWRVTALSRRRPVVDPGCDFDHAAVDLGDAAACATLVDRLPPVTHLIYAAVSEAPDLAPGWRDPERMAQNDAMFANLLTPLLGRGSLEHVSLLQGAKAYGAHVHPVTVPLREESPRDPHANFYWLHEDRLRAAAARDGFGFTIFRPQILLGWAPGAAMNPVAAIGAYAALCRELGLPFVLPASGNALWEMVDAGLLAQAMAWAARTPAAAGEIFNITNGDTFVLRHAWPDLARRCGLGEEGPAPSAFRAFFAAHESQAAWQAIARRHDLAEHSLAALLGQSDVYLDLLGSRQIAEKASPVLLSTIKLRQAGFDRCRDSLESLLLQLERMIALRLLPPIFA from the coding sequence ATGAGCTCCGAGCGATCTCACCTGCTGGTCGCGGGGGCGAGCGGCGTCATCGGCAGTGCCGCAACCGAGCATTTCGCGCAGATGTCAGGGTGGCGGGTGACCGCACTGTCGCGGCGGCGCCCGGTCGTGGACCCTGGCTGCGATTTCGATCATGCGGCCGTCGATCTAGGCGATGCGGCGGCCTGCGCCACCCTCGTGGATAGGCTGCCGCCGGTCACCCATCTCATCTACGCGGCGGTTTCCGAAGCCCCGGACCTCGCACCGGGGTGGCGCGATCCCGAGCGTATGGCCCAGAACGATGCGATGTTCGCGAACCTGCTGACTCCGCTACTGGGCAGGGGAAGCCTTGAGCACGTCTCTCTGCTGCAAGGCGCCAAGGCATACGGCGCGCATGTCCATCCCGTCACCGTGCCGCTGCGCGAGGAAAGCCCGCGCGATCCCCATGCCAATTTCTACTGGCTGCACGAGGACCGGCTTCGCGCGGCAGCTGCGAGGGACGGGTTCGGCTTCACGATTTTCAGGCCGCAGATCCTGCTGGGCTGGGCACCGGGAGCGGCGATGAACCCCGTGGCTGCGATCGGCGCCTATGCAGCGCTCTGCCGCGAACTTGGCCTTCCATTTGTTTTGCCGGCGAGCGGCAATGCGCTTTGGGAAATGGTCGATGCCGGCTTGCTTGCCCAAGCGATGGCCTGGGCGGCGCGGACGCCCGCTGCCGCCGGCGAGATCTTCAATATCACCAATGGCGATACTTTCGTCTTGCGCCACGCCTGGCCGGACCTCGCGCGCCGATGCGGGCTGGGCGAGGAGGGGCCAGCGCCTAGCGCCTTTCGCGCGTTTTTCGCAGCGCATGAGAGCCAGGCGGCCTGGCAAGCGATCGCCAGACGGCATGACCTTGCCGAGCATTCGCTGGCGGCCTTGCTGGGCCAGTCCGACGTCTATCTCGATCTGCTGGGCAGCCGGCAGATCGCTGAAAAGGCGAGCCCAGTGCTGCTGAGCACGATCAAGCTGCGCCAGGCCGGCTTTGACAGATGCCGCGACAGCTTGGAATCGCTCCTGCTGCAGCTGGAGCGCATGATCGCGCTTCGCCTCCTGCCGCCCATCTTCGCCTAG
- a CDS encoding SDR family NAD(P)-dependent oxidoreductase yields the protein MTGAGAGLGRAYALELARRGACVVVNDIGGDAADEVAAQITSSGGYAVANSDSVATRAGGRAIVDRAIAEFGKIDILISNAGILRQARFDEMSENDIDDVIDVHLKGAFHAGQPAFAAMKQQGYGRLLFTASSSGLFGHPWQASYAAAKAGIVGLANAVALEGKDHGVLCNVIAPNARTRMADGVDFAWRNEVKEVGAALGKLIALPAGGGERLDPDWTVPLAMYLVSEDCAATHGTYSACSGRYARVAIAVADGWLAPVLPSAEHIADHWPQICDADAVIEPMSVYDEALAVREMLARLA from the coding sequence GTGACGGGCGCAGGCGCCGGTCTTGGCCGGGCCTATGCGCTCGAGCTGGCGCGCCGCGGCGCCTGCGTGGTGGTCAACGATATTGGCGGCGATGCGGCGGACGAGGTCGCCGCCCAAATCACCTCGTCAGGAGGCTATGCTGTCGCCAACTCCGACAGCGTGGCTACGCGGGCGGGCGGCAGAGCCATTGTCGATCGGGCGATCGCAGAATTCGGCAAGATCGATATCCTCATCAGCAATGCGGGAATCCTGCGCCAGGCGCGCTTCGATGAGATGAGCGAGAACGACATCGACGATGTCATCGATGTGCATCTCAAAGGCGCCTTCCATGCAGGTCAGCCCGCCTTCGCCGCGATGAAGCAGCAAGGCTACGGCCGCCTGCTGTTTACCGCCTCGTCGTCGGGCCTGTTCGGTCATCCCTGGCAAGCTAGCTACGCAGCCGCCAAGGCCGGCATCGTCGGGCTGGCCAATGCGGTCGCTCTCGAAGGCAAGGATCACGGCGTGCTGTGCAATGTCATCGCCCCCAACGCGCGCACCCGCATGGCGGACGGAGTGGACTTTGCCTGGAGAAACGAAGTGAAGGAGGTCGGCGCGGCGCTTGGCAAGCTGATCGCCTTGCCGGCGGGCGGGGGCGAGCGGCTCGATCCCGACTGGACCGTGCCGCTCGCGATGTATCTCGTCAGCGAGGACTGCGCGGCGACGCACGGCACATATTCGGCCTGCAGCGGGCGCTACGCTCGCGTCGCGATCGCCGTGGCAGACGGGTGGCTCGCGCCAGTGCTCCCGAGCGCGGAGCACATCGCCGATCACTGGCCGCAGATCTGCGATGCGGATGCGGTTATAGAACCCATGAGCGTCTACGATGAAGCCCTCGCCGTGCGTGAAATGCTGGCGAGATTGGCATGA